One segment of Labrus mixtus chromosome 10, fLabMix1.1, whole genome shotgun sequence DNA contains the following:
- the lcp2b gene encoding lymphocyte cytosolic protein 2 isoform X1: protein MSLNNVPSKKEMMGWNPQSLADYMRRLNLTGCDKAVVKGGISGAQFMKMTELDLQVFPGLYVPVISKIQSEIRKGNQKKAVGQKSKAQKFPQQAFVQEKEVWDSDEFENESDYDEEAQHQARGEDGYICALTEPQDNEEASSDEYEVVEVTTKPPLQPRPAKLQDSKDRDPVPLPAERTIRPPISCPPKVNNVPQRPLKASAGQPILPIDRSKKPGKSCPSKNEPKISKGSTAEASSPSSSKVPKPRPPKLTDLYSRTSTPIPPPPLPPQPTPVNISISDSEQKQCIQELDPSWYGGQWTRHQAEVALREVNKDGAFIVRDSSKSSEDHPYTLMLLKQEKVFNIKIRNQGNSYSLGTRLNNKSFPGVKEMITHHTHNPLLLIDAADQSSEAQSLCCLLHPAGL from the exons ATGAGTTTAAACAATGTTCCCTCCAAGAAGGAGATGATGGGGTGGAATCCACAGAGTCTAGCTGACTACATGAGGAGG CTAAATCTAACAGGCTGTGACAAAGCAGTGGTGAAGGGCGGCATTAGTGGAGCACAGTTCATG AAAATGACTGAGCTTGACCTCCAAGTGTTCCCCGGCCTTTATGTCCC agTAATTTCTAAAATCCAAAGTGAAATCCGCAAGGGAAACCAGAAGAAGGCCGTTGGACAAAA atcaaagGCACAAAAGTTTCCACAACAAG CATTTGTACAGGAGAAGGAGGTTTGGGACTCGGATGAGTTT GAAAATGAAAGTGATTATGACGAAGAGGCTCAACATCAGGCGAGAGGGGAAGATGGCTACATCTGTGCCCTGACTGAGCCTCAAGACAACGAGGAGGCCAGTTCAGATGAGTATGAGGTGGTTGAAGTCACAACAAAACCCCCTCTACAGCCAAGACCGGCTAAACTTCAGGACAGTAAAGACAGAG ACCCGGTCCCGTTGCCTGCTGAAAGGACCATAAGACCTCCAATTTCTTGTCCACCAAAAGTTAATAATGTCCCTCAGAGACCCCTGAAAGCATCAG CAGGCCAACCCATTCTGCCTATTGACAGGAGTAAGAAGCCTGGAAAATCTTGCCCATCAAAGAACGAACCTAAAATATCAA AGGGCAGCACTGCCGAGGCTTCAAGCCCATCCAGCAGCAAGGTTCCTAAACCGAGACCTCCAAAGCTCACAGATCTGTATAGCAG AACAAGTACACCGATCCCACCCCCTCCATTGCCACCACAGCCAACCCCAGTTAACATTTCAATATCAgattcagaacaaaaacaa TGCATCCAGGAGCTGGATCCCAGCTGGTATGGAGGACAGTGGACCAGACATCAAGCTGAAGTTGCTCTCAGAGAGGTGAACAAG gATGGGGCATTTATAGTGAGGGACAGCTCAAAAAGTTCTGAAGATCATCCCTACACCCTAATGCTGCTGAAACAAGAAAAGGTTTTCAACATTAAGATCCGTAACCAAGGCAACTCCTACTCCCTGGGCACTAGACTTAACAACAAG AGTTTCCCTGGGGTGAAGGAAATGATtacccatcacacacacaacccgCTGCTGCTCATTGATGCAGCCGACCAGAGCTCTGAAGCACAGAGTCTGTGCTGTCTGCTTCACCCTGCGGGACTATGA
- the lcp2b gene encoding lymphocyte cytosolic protein 2 isoform X2: MKMTELDLQVFPGLYVPVISKIQSEIRKGNQKKAVGQKSKAQKFPQQAFVQEKEVWDSDEFENESDYDEEAQHQARGEDGYICALTEPQDNEEASSDEYEVVEVTTKPPLQPRPAKLQDSKDRDPVPLPAERTIRPPISCPPKVNNVPQRPLKASAGQPILPIDRSKKPGKSCPSKNEPKISKGSTAEASSPSSSKVPKPRPPKLTDLYSRTSTPIPPPPLPPQPTPVNISISDSEQKQCIQELDPSWYGGQWTRHQAEVALREVNKDGAFIVRDSSKSSEDHPYTLMLLKQEKVFNIKIRNQGNSYSLGTRLNNKSFPGVKEMITHHTHNPLLLIDAADQSSEAQSLCCLLHPAGL, translated from the exons ATG AAAATGACTGAGCTTGACCTCCAAGTGTTCCCCGGCCTTTATGTCCC agTAATTTCTAAAATCCAAAGTGAAATCCGCAAGGGAAACCAGAAGAAGGCCGTTGGACAAAA atcaaagGCACAAAAGTTTCCACAACAAG CATTTGTACAGGAGAAGGAGGTTTGGGACTCGGATGAGTTT GAAAATGAAAGTGATTATGACGAAGAGGCTCAACATCAGGCGAGAGGGGAAGATGGCTACATCTGTGCCCTGACTGAGCCTCAAGACAACGAGGAGGCCAGTTCAGATGAGTATGAGGTGGTTGAAGTCACAACAAAACCCCCTCTACAGCCAAGACCGGCTAAACTTCAGGACAGTAAAGACAGAG ACCCGGTCCCGTTGCCTGCTGAAAGGACCATAAGACCTCCAATTTCTTGTCCACCAAAAGTTAATAATGTCCCTCAGAGACCCCTGAAAGCATCAG CAGGCCAACCCATTCTGCCTATTGACAGGAGTAAGAAGCCTGGAAAATCTTGCCCATCAAAGAACGAACCTAAAATATCAA AGGGCAGCACTGCCGAGGCTTCAAGCCCATCCAGCAGCAAGGTTCCTAAACCGAGACCTCCAAAGCTCACAGATCTGTATAGCAG AACAAGTACACCGATCCCACCCCCTCCATTGCCACCACAGCCAACCCCAGTTAACATTTCAATATCAgattcagaacaaaaacaa TGCATCCAGGAGCTGGATCCCAGCTGGTATGGAGGACAGTGGACCAGACATCAAGCTGAAGTTGCTCTCAGAGAGGTGAACAAG gATGGGGCATTTATAGTGAGGGACAGCTCAAAAAGTTCTGAAGATCATCCCTACACCCTAATGCTGCTGAAACAAGAAAAGGTTTTCAACATTAAGATCCGTAACCAAGGCAACTCCTACTCCCTGGGCACTAGACTTAACAACAAG AGTTTCCCTGGGGTGAAGGAAATGATtacccatcacacacacaacccgCTGCTGCTCATTGATGCAGCCGACCAGAGCTCTGAAGCACAGAGTCTGTGCTGTCTGCTTCACCCTGCGGGACTATGA
- the syce3 gene encoding synaptonemal complex central element protein 3, protein MTGSASLPEIPRDNNEGVLELNKDLETMIENVENISLQLTWMAYDLVALRTSPELGSSLQKLEEAYRRCRAAVFGVQQPEKAEVLDPTAAAHI, encoded by the exons ATGACCGGCTCAGCTTCGCTCCCGGAGATCCCACGGGACAACAACGAAGGCGTTTTGGAGTTAAACAAGGATTTGGAGACAATGATAGAAAACGTTGAGAATATATCAC TTCAGCTGACCTGGATGGCTTATGACTTGGTGGCACTCCGCACCAGTCCAGAGCTGGGCTCTTCTCTGCAGAAACTGGAAGAGGCCTACAGAAGatgcagagctgctgtgtttggagTCCAGCAGCCAGAGAAGGCCGAAGTTCTTGATCCTACTGCTGCAGCACACATCTGA
- the foxi3b gene encoding forkhead box protein I3-B, with translation MSSFEAQGQSPPRCGPQFPSLGQEPPELSMYSDCYYPPPSLPSPQRTTPTSYDLSDYTTSSPNPYLWFNGSGLNTSPYLATTGPPGNPGPPFVPQHYGIQRPYLGPTGSGGPGGELSWFSLPSQEDLMKLVRPPYSYSALIAMAIHGAPDRRLTLSQIYQYVADNFPFYNKSKAGWQNSIRHNLSLNDCFKKVPRDEDDPGKGNYWTLDPNCEKMFDNGNFRRKRKRKSDSVLAGDGGPGAPESGDSERGSPKHSASLNISPTADRIPSPSPSGPAPCLSSFLSEMSGVTAGAANEVGGDGLSRPLQINLSLDGPHRPLQPGSFSSYSSNSGGPEWVPQVPGTPVLSSSPTHSSLGYTSPILSQYSGSSGHFYPTLGSTGIIYHREGTEV, from the exons ATGTCTTCATTCGAGGCCCAGGGCCAGTCTCCTCCTAGGTGTGGCCCACAGTTCCCAAGCCTGGGCCAGGAGCCTCCCGAGCTCAGCATGTACAGCGACTGCTActaccctcctccctccctgccgAGTCCTCAGCGCACCACGCCGACCTCCTACGACCTGAGCGACTACACCACCTCCTCTCCAAACCCTTACCTCTGGTTCAATGGCTCTGGCCTCAACACATCACCGTACCTGGCCACCACCGGCCCACCTGGCAACCCCGGCCCTCCCTTTGTCCCTCAGCACTACGGCATACAGAGGCCTTACCTAGGTCCTACTGGGTCCGGGGGTCCGGGAGGGGAGCTGAGCTGGTTCTCTCTGCCCTCACAAGAAGACTTGATGAAGCTGGTCAGGCCACCGTATTCCTACTCCGCTCTCATCGCCATGGCTATCCATGGAGCACCAGACAGGAGACTGACCTTGAGTCAGATTTACCAGTATGTCGCTGACAACTTCCCTTTCTATAATAAGAGTAAAGCAGGCTGGCAGAACTCCATCAGACACAACCTGTCGCTCAATgactgcttcaaaaaagtaccAAGAGATGAGGATGATCCAG gCAAGGGTAACTACTGGACACTAGACCCAAATTGTGAAAAGATGTTTGACAATGGAAACTTCCGCCGcaaaaggaagaggaagtctGATTCTGTCCTTGCTGGTGATGGCGGTCCGGGGGCTCCAGAGTCAGGTGACAGCGAGAGGGGGAGCCCCAAACACTCTGCCTCCCTTAACATCTCCCCCACAGCGGACAGGATCCCCTCCCCTTCGCCGTCAGGTCCCGCACCTTGTCTAAGCAGCTTCTTATCTGAGATGTCTGGAGTGACAGCCGGGGCAGCTAATGAGGTAGGGGGTGATGGGTTGAGCCGGCCCCTGCAGATCAATCTTTCTCTCGACGGGCCTCATCGACCCCTCCAACCTGGAAGCTTCAGCAGCTACTCCTCCAACTCAGGTGGCCCAGAGTGGGTGCCACAAGTGCCAGGTACACCTGTGCTCTCCTCTTCGCCCACCCATTCTTCCCTAGGCTACACGAGCCCTATCCTCAGCCAGTACTCTGGCTCCAGTGGGCATTTCTACCCCACATTGGGCTCAACAGGAATCATCTATCATCGTGAGGGCACAGAAGTTTAA